From the Daucus carota subsp. sativus chromosome 8, DH1 v3.0, whole genome shotgun sequence genome, one window contains:
- the LOC108197298 gene encoding homeobox protein knotted-1-like 6 isoform X1, whose translation MDGLYGHRADYADKLLMSPENIMFPSSDYQNLISSQRFPVYGSDELFSAASAISESASNSRRSFQQGEDSNNDPSLIKARIMSHPSYPKLLHAYIECQKVGAPPEIASLLDEIRRENDVYNKHDHVNSCIGADPELDEFMETYCDILIKYKSDLSRPFSEASTFLSNIETQLGDLINKADENAVSSDDELSGVEVDVQEGQARGEDRELKDRLLRKFGSHISSLKLEFSKKKKKGKLPKEARQALMEWWNVHYKWPYPTETDKIFLAESTGLDQKQINNWFINQRKRHWKPSEDMQLAVMDSISGQYYNDE comes from the exons ATGGATGGACTCTACGGCCACCGCGCTGATTACGCAGACAAGCTGCTCATGTCGCCGGAAAATATCATGTTTCCTTCGTCGGATTACCAGAACCTGATTTCGTCGCAGCGGTTTCCGGTTTACGGATCGGATGAGCTGTTTTCTGCGGCTTCGGCTATATCGGAATCGGCTTCGAATAGTCGTAGAAGTTTTCAACAAGGAGAGGATTCGAATAATGATCCTAGTTTGATTAAGGCTAGAATTATGTCGCATCCTTCGTATCCGAAATTGCTTCATGCTTACATCGAATGTCAAAAG gttGGAGCACCACCGGAGATCGCGTCGTTGTTAGATGAAATACGGAGAGAAAATGATGTTTACAACAAGCATGATCATGTGAATTCTTGTATTGGAGCCGATCCCGAGCTGGACGAGTTCATG GAAACCTATTGCGATATACTGATCAAGTACAAATCAGATCTTTCGAGGCCTTTCAGTGAAGCCAGCACTTTCTTGAGCAATATCGAAACTCAACTCGGCGATCTCATCAATAAAG CAGATGAAAATGCTGTATCATCAGATGATGAGCTTAGCGGAGTGGAGGTAGATGTTCAAGAAGGCCAAGCAAGGGGTGAAGATCGCGAACTCAAAGATCGACTGTTAAGGAAGTTCGGCAGTCACATAAGTTCACTGAAACTCGAATTCtcgaaaaagaagaagaaagggaagCTGCCTAAAGAAGCAAGACAAGCACTCATGGAATGGTGGAATGTGCACTACAAATGGCCTTATCCCACT GAGACCGACAAAATATTTTTGGCGGAATCGACTGGACTGGACCAGAAGCAAATCAATAACTGGTTCATAAACCAGAGGAAGAGGCACTGGAAACCATCAGAAGACATGCAGTTAGCTGTTATGGATAGTATTTCGGGGCAATATTACAATGACGAATAG
- the LOC108197175 gene encoding cysteine-rich receptor-like protein kinase 2, with product MERRVNVSVVVVFVVIALLLINGSEGDPRSKMVEIKCGKIVEHNASVFVPNFVATMENISSQMRSSGFGVAITGRGVDTNFGLAQCYGDLSLLDCVLCYAEARTLLPQCYPYNGGRIYLDGCFMRAENFTFFDEYKGPEDVAVCGNGTGKSSKFQEAAKAAVAQAVVDAPNNQNYARVHFKPTGGGQNDSTYVLANCWRTLNASSCKACLENASSSILGCLPRSEGRALNTGCFMRYSDTNFLNPIPGGGSSKGTVVVIVVVTISSVIVLVVGIVIAVYIWKHRKIQKKRRGSTEVNKLVKTLHDSSLNFKYSTVERATGSFDEANKLGQGGFGTVYKGVLADGREIAVKRLFYNNRHRAADFFNEVNIISSVEHKNLVRLLGCSCSGPESLLVYEFLPNRSLDRFIFDSSKGKELNWEKRDEIIIGTAEGLVYLHENNKIRIIHRDIKASNILLDSRLRAKIADFGLARSFQGDKSHISTAIAGTLGYMAPEYLANGQLTEKADVYSFGVLLLEIVTGRQNNKGKSSEFSDSLVTIAWKRFQQGTVEEILDTNLMLNDFHRSNVKAEVLRVVHIGLLCIQEAASLRPSMSKALKMLAKKDEILPPPTNPPFIDEKTMELNDTSDDPFYPQNGSSSASIANISHSSFYPR from the exons ATGGAGAGAAGAGTTAATGTATCCGTTGTCGTAGTTTTTGTTGTTATAGCTCTGTTGTTGATAAATGGATCAGAGGGAGATCCGAGATCCAAGATGGTTGAGATCAAGTGTGGGAAGATTGTAGAGCATAATGCATCTGTTTTTGTACCGAATTTTGTTGCTACGATGGAAAATATTAGTAGCCAGATGAGAAGTTCAGGTTTTGGTGTAGCGATTACTGGTAGAGGGGTGGATACTAACTTTGGACTTGCTCAATGTTATGGTGATCTTTCTTTACTTGACTGTGTTTTGTGCTATGCTGAAGCTCGAACTCTACTTCCTCAGTGTTATCCTTATAATGGAGGTCGAATTTACCTTGACGGTTGCTTTATGAGGGCTGAGAATTTTACATTTTTCGATGAATACAAAGGACCTGAAGATGTGGCAGTGTGTGGAAATGGCACTGGAAAGAGTTCTAAATTTCAAGAAGCTGCAAAAGCAGCTGTTGCACAAGCAGTTGTAGATGCACCAAACAATCAGAACTATGCTCGAGTTCACTTTAAACCGACTGGAGGAGGTCAAAATGACTCAACATATGTGTTGGCTAATTGCTGGAGGACATTGAATGCGAGTTCTTGTAAGGCTTGCCTTGAAAATGCTTCTTCTTCAATACTGGGATGTTTGCCTAGGTCTGAGGGCCGAGCATTGAACACTGGCTGCTTCATGAGGTATTCTGACACCAACTTTCTTAATCCTATACCAGGCGGTGGAAGTTCAAAAG GGACAGTTGTAGTGATTGTGGTTGTCACCATTAGCTCTGTTATTGTTTTGGTAGTCGGGATAGTTATTGCAGTTTACATATGGAAACACAGGAAGATTCAAAAGAAGAGAAGAG GTTCAACCGAAGTGAATAAATTGGTGAAGACTCTTCACGACAGTAGCTTGAACTTTAAATACTCAACAGTTGAGAGAGCCACCGGGTCTTTTGATGAAGCCAACAAGCTTGGGCAAGGAGGATTTGGGACGGTTTATAAG GGAGTTCTGGCAGATGGACGAGAGATTGCAGTCAAGAGGCTTTTCTACAATAACAGACACAGAGCCGCAGACTTTTTTAATGAAGTTAACATTATTAGCAGCGTTGAACATAAAAATCTTGTCAGGTTGTTAGGATGCAGTTGTTCAGGTCCCGAGAGTCTTCTTGTGTATGAATTTTTGCCAAACAGGAGCCTTGATCGGTTCATCTTTG actcaagcaaaggaaaagaaCTTAACTGGGAAAAGAGAGATGAAATTATCATTGGAACTGCTGAAGGTTTAGTCTACCTTCACGAGAACAATAAGATTCGTATAATTCATAGAGATATTAAAGCAAGCAACATTCTGTTGGATTCAAGGCTCAGAGCTAAGATTGCTGATTTTGGATTAGCCCGGTCTTTCCAAGGAGACAAGAGTCACATTAGTACCGCCATTGCAGGAACATT AGGATATATGGCACCCGAATACCTTGCCAATGGCCAATTAACTGAAAAGGCAGATGTGTACAGCTTCGGGGTGCTCTTGCTGGAGATAGTTACTGGAAGGCAAAACAACAAGGGCAAAAGCTCTGAATTTTCCGACAGCCTGGTTACAATT GCATGGAAGCGTTTTCAACAAGGCACCGTAGAGGAGATTCTTGATACGAACCTAATGTTGAACGATTTCCATCGAAGCAATGTAAAGGCAGAAGTTCTCAGAGTGGTACATATAGGACTATTGTGCATCCAAGAGGCTGCATCACTAAGACCTTCAATGTCGAAAGCACTCAAAATGCTGGCAAAAAAGGATGAAATCCTCCCCCCACCAACAAATCCTCCTTTCATTGATGAAAAGACCATGGAGCTTAACGACACGAGTGATGATCCATTTTACCCTCAGAATGGTTCTAGTTCTGCTTCAATTGCTAATATCTCCCACAGTTCTTTCTACCCACGGTAA
- the LOC108197298 gene encoding homeobox protein knotted-1-like 6 isoform X2, with amino-acid sequence MDGLYGHRADYADKLLMSPENIMFPSSDYQNLISSQRFPVYGSDELFSAASAISESASNSRRSFQQGEDSNNDPSLIKARIMSHPSYPKLLHAYIECQKVGAPPEIASLLDEIRRENDVYNKHDHVNSCIGADPELDEFMETYCDILIKYKSDLSRPFSEASTFLSNIETQLGDLINKDENAVSSDDELSGVEVDVQEGQARGEDRELKDRLLRKFGSHISSLKLEFSKKKKKGKLPKEARQALMEWWNVHYKWPYPTETDKIFLAESTGLDQKQINNWFINQRKRHWKPSEDMQLAVMDSISGQYYNDE; translated from the exons ATGGATGGACTCTACGGCCACCGCGCTGATTACGCAGACAAGCTGCTCATGTCGCCGGAAAATATCATGTTTCCTTCGTCGGATTACCAGAACCTGATTTCGTCGCAGCGGTTTCCGGTTTACGGATCGGATGAGCTGTTTTCTGCGGCTTCGGCTATATCGGAATCGGCTTCGAATAGTCGTAGAAGTTTTCAACAAGGAGAGGATTCGAATAATGATCCTAGTTTGATTAAGGCTAGAATTATGTCGCATCCTTCGTATCCGAAATTGCTTCATGCTTACATCGAATGTCAAAAG gttGGAGCACCACCGGAGATCGCGTCGTTGTTAGATGAAATACGGAGAGAAAATGATGTTTACAACAAGCATGATCATGTGAATTCTTGTATTGGAGCCGATCCCGAGCTGGACGAGTTCATG GAAACCTATTGCGATATACTGATCAAGTACAAATCAGATCTTTCGAGGCCTTTCAGTGAAGCCAGCACTTTCTTGAGCAATATCGAAACTCAACTCGGCGATCTCATCAATAAAG ATGAAAATGCTGTATCATCAGATGATGAGCTTAGCGGAGTGGAGGTAGATGTTCAAGAAGGCCAAGCAAGGGGTGAAGATCGCGAACTCAAAGATCGACTGTTAAGGAAGTTCGGCAGTCACATAAGTTCACTGAAACTCGAATTCtcgaaaaagaagaagaaagggaagCTGCCTAAAGAAGCAAGACAAGCACTCATGGAATGGTGGAATGTGCACTACAAATGGCCTTATCCCACT GAGACCGACAAAATATTTTTGGCGGAATCGACTGGACTGGACCAGAAGCAAATCAATAACTGGTTCATAAACCAGAGGAAGAGGCACTGGAAACCATCAGAAGACATGCAGTTAGCTGTTATGGATAGTATTTCGGGGCAATATTACAATGACGAATAG